The genomic DNA GACCCGAGTCACTCAGTCGCGCTCGAACCCTTATTTGTTCCCGCGCGTCGAGCACACGTTTGCCTTTCTCCTCTCGCCTTCTCTCGGCGTCATCCACAGGCACGTCGTTGATATCGGCCCCGATAGTCTCTCCAGCACTTGTAggcagctcggcgtccttgccatcagggtcgctgtcgtcggcgaggttggttgggtcggcgacgacccaCTGGGGCAGCTGGTAATAGTTCCCGAGCGAGTCATAGACGCCGTTGGCAAGGTCGCCCGTGGGCAAAGAGATTTCGGCGGCGGACAGAATCGATTGCGCGGTGCCGAGGCCAttgaggccgtcgtcgttggagTCTTCGGTGGCAGGATCCCACAAGACCTGCAGGGCCGCGTGAATCGTCTGCCATATCTCCGCGCGGCCCGTGACCCTAGTGTCGAAAAACTCGGCGCGCTCCTTGTCTAGGCCTCGGCGTGTCCACCTGCGATCTTTGGAGGCCCATTCATGTTGGCGTAAGGGCTTATTGATGTGCTGATCGAGCGGACCCtggtctcggcggcggcggcgatggtgagaGGGTGGGACGGGCTGGGATACGCCATGGCTAGCAGCCTGGATGCCGTCTGGAAGCGTCAGGGGTGGAGGGTTGATGTGTCGGGCGGAGGAATTAGGGGCGCCGCCTGGATACGGCGAGTTCGGGCCCGAGGATCGAGAAAAGCAGCACCCCTGCGAAATGTTGAAAAAGAGTCGTTAGCTCAACGGCCGACGCATCACCGAGGACTCGGGGCGATCTCTATGCACCCTTGTCTACAAATCAACGGCTGGGCGTACGTACCATAGCGcgagaggcggcgtcgccagcggcgggggaggaggcgagaGTCCAATGTATGTCGCAAAGATGGGGGACCGTTGATGCGCTGCGAGAAAGACGGGGCGTGTTGTCACGGCCAGTCCATTCCAACCTTAAGGTATCGGATAGATGATATCGTCGAAACGTGGGGCTGGAAGGCGGCAGTGAAGTGATGGTTCACCGCGATACCAGTACGAGCACTCGATGCACCAGGCTCTGTCGCAGAAGATGACGGTCTAGGCAGTGGTTGCGGCGAATGCGCATGCGCTCGCGAAGATGCGACAAGTGAAGCCGGGCGAGGAAATGAGCTTACGACCGTCGACAAGGCATGAGAATGCGAAGTATAACGAGAGAGTGCCCGGGAAGGCAGGCCGATGGACGAGGTGAAGCTGGCAGGCGGCAGATGGAGAgccggcgcgaggcggaggagggggcgttCGAGATGGgcgtgacgccgacgaccggCTGCGGCAAGGTTCCGAAGAGGGTGTTTTGAGGCCAAAGGGTCGAGGGTTAgaggtgggggggggggcggaggaggaggtaACAAGTGAAGTTGAGGTGGTAGTTGGAGCTCCGTCAATGTCTCCCACCTTAAAGTGGTGTCaccggggcgggcgcccgtTTGCATGGCCCACTTGACAACCCTGAGGTATTAACACCAGGAGACCTGGCGTCCTAGGTTGTACGTACTGGGGGGGCGGACCCCCCACCGACTATACCCCAGGTGCCTCGTGCCAACCGTGGTTGGAGAAGTTCCTGGCAGGAGTGGAGCCAGGCAGAGTACATGGCTCGTTACCATCTACGTTAACTAACCACTAGACCTAGTACTAACCTCAAGTACCTAATCTACGACCCAAGCATTCATCCAGAGTTGCCCTCgaggagccagccagcagtgCCTAGATGCTTCAATCGATACAGTATAAGTAATGTAGGTTGGTGGATGTCTAGTGCCTGTAGTATGTAGTAGCCCGTGGACGCTGAGGCTCGTTAGTGTAGCAGATTCTACAGTTGTAGCTCGGCACATCTAGGGATTCGAAATGGCGATTCGGCTTGAGTGAGCAACTGTAGATTGCGAGGAGTATGCCATGCCGCCGTGCACGGGACGCATACCATAGCCGTCAGGACAAGCCGGCATGCATTCGAGCGTCCCAGTGCATGGAAACCTATGCTATCGGCGACAGCGACTACgagcgacgatgccgcgttACGGACCATGCGAGATCGGGAGACGAGCTGGGGACGCGCTCTGGATCAACGAAGTGTGGCGAAGCTTCGCCTGTGACGTTGTCGTCAGCATCTGTCTGGCCAGGAGGGAGAGAACCTACGCACCCTGGCATTCGAGCTTGGGGCTCCCCGACGCCTCCAGGCCGAGACGCTGGCCGTGTCTCCAAGGTGAAGCTCGCCTTTGTGCGCTTCAATGGGCTAGGCAGGCTGGCTCATCAGGCGGCCTACTAATGAGCAatgccagcgccgccagctgctcgCGAAGGTGATGAGCAGCGCAGGGCGGAGCTGTGGGGCGACTGGCTCCGGCagcacccgccgctgcccgaggccgaagccgaagctGAGGGGGAGGAACCGGAAGTGGCAGCAAGGGCGGTGggaggacgaagaagcaGGCTTGCTTCTTTTCttccgcgacgggcgacgggcccTGCGTGATGTCGCCACCGTGGGACGGGAGGTCGAGCAAGGCACGGCCGGTCCTTTGTACGAGCAGACAGACGTGTCAATAGTCATGCCACTGTCATGCCACCAAAACAGATggcgtgtcggcggcgcaacagcgatggagggaggggagagagggcCGGCATGCCGGGTCCAGCCGAGGGTCAATGATTGAGTGGGAGAGAGGGTgtgccggggggggggggcccaaGGTGGGCTTGGCTCCTTTGGACACGAGTGCGGGGGGCCCCGCCCTTTGGCCCCGTGGGAAAATGAAG from Purpureocillium takamizusanense chromosome 4, complete sequence includes the following:
- a CDS encoding uncharacterized protein (COG:S~EggNog:ENOG503P6E4), whose amino-acid sequence is MGCCFSRSSGPNSPYPGGAPNSSARHINPPPLTLPDGIQAASHGVSQPVPPSHHRRRRRDQGPLDQHINKPLRQHEWASKDRRWTRRGLDKERAEFFDTRVTGRAEIWQTIHAALQVLWDPATEDSNDDGLNGLGTAQSILSAAEISLPTGDLANGVYDSLGNYYQLPQWVVADPTNLADDSDPDGKDAELPTSAGETIGADINDVPVDDAERRREEKGKRVLDAREQIRVRARLSDSGRDIDVSVAKTDPVRSVIRTIASESATPSTKKIRIAYMGKMLKEGMSLQDQGWQADHILNALVFNR